One segment of Hemitrygon akajei unplaced genomic scaffold, sHemAka1.3 Scf000085, whole genome shotgun sequence DNA contains the following:
- the LOC140722701 gene encoding uncharacterized protein: MAHQRVHTAERPYTCSECGKGFIRSSKLKVHQRVHTGKRPFSCWDCGKGFNESSQLKVHQRVHTGERPFTCSVCWKGFTCSSKLMVHQRVHTGERPFTCLDCGKTFTCSSQLKVHQRVHTGEWPFTCSDCGKGFTQSSKLKVHQRVHTGERPFTCSDCGKGYTCSSQLKVHQRAHTGGRPFTCSVCGKGFTRSSELLIHQRVHTGERPFTCSDCGKGFTRSSELLVHQRVHTGEWPFTCLDCGKGFTCSSQLKVHQRVHTGERPFTCLDCGKGFTCSSQLKVHQRVHTGEQPFNCSDCGKGFTCSFKLMVHQRVHTGERPFTCSDCGKGFTCSSQLKVHQRVHTGERPFTCSDCGKGFTLSSQLLRHQSVHTGERPFTCSVCGKGFTQSYTLKAHQSVHTGERPFTCLDCGKGFTCSSKLKLHQRVHTGERPFTCSDCGKGFTCSSKLKVHQRVHTGERPFIC, encoded by the coding sequence atggctcaccagcgagttcacacagcgGAGCGGCCatacacctgctcagaatgtgggaagggattcattcggtcatctaaactgaaggtacatcagcgagttcacactggcaagaggccattctcctgctgggactgtgggaagggattcaatgaatcatctcaactgaaggtgcatcagagagttcacactggggagcggccattcacctgctcagtctgttggaagggattcacttgttcatctaaactgatggtacatcagcgagttcacactggggagaggccgttcacctgtttggactgtgggaagacattcacttgctcatcccaactgaaggtacaccagcgagttcacactggggagtggccgttcacctgctcagactgtgggaagggattcactcagtcatctaaactgaaggtacatcagcgagttcacactggggagaggccattcacctgctcggactgtgggaagggatacacatgctcatcccaactgaaggtacatcagagagctcACACTGGAggaaggccgttcacctgctccgtctgtgggaaaggattcactcggtcatccgaactactgatacaccagcgagttcacactggggagaggccattcacctgctcagattgtgggaagggattcactcggtcatccgaacTACTggtacatcaacgagttcacaccggggagtggcctttcacctgcttggactgtgggaaaggattcacttgctcatcccaactgaaggtacatcaacgagttcacaccggggagagaccattcacctgcttggactgtgggaaaggattcacttgctcatcccaactgaaggtacatcagagagttcacactggggagcagcCGTTCaattgctcggactgtgggaaaggattcacttgctcatttaaactgatggtacatcagcgagttcacactggagagaggccattcacctgctcagactgtgggaagggattcacttgctcatcccaactgaaggtacatcagagagttcacactggggagaggccgttcacctgctcagactgtgggaagggattcactttatcatcgcagctactgagacaccagtcagttcacactggggagaggcctttcacctgctcagtctgtgggaagggattcactcagtcatacacactaaaggcacaccagtcagttcacactggggagaggccgttcacctgcttggactgtgggaagggattcacttgctcatctaaactgaagttacatcagcgagttcacactggagagaggccattcacctgctcagactgtgggaagggattcacttgttcatctaagctgaaggtacatcagcgagttcacactggggagaggccattcatatgctga